In Romboutsia lituseburensis, a genomic segment contains:
- a CDS encoding TerD family protein, whose amino-acid sequence MSLLNLQKNDILDLTKKDPSLNNIVLSAGWDVVKKGFFSFGSADMDLDLSALLLNEDGKLIGEEGIIYFNNQRGRGIFLHGDNRTGEGDGDDEKISITLSNLPENCKKVMFSVNIYQAKERRQDFSKVKNAYVRILNSDKGNIEICRYNLSEDGQSATSLIFAELYKTGSDWNFRAVGELLQGNLTTLINKYK is encoded by the coding sequence ATGAGTTTATTAAATTTACAAAAAAATGACATACTAGATTTAACAAAAAAAGATCCTTCTTTAAATAATATAGTATTATCAGCAGGATGGGATGTTGTTAAAAAAGGTTTCTTTAGTTTTGGATCAGCAGATATGGATTTAGATTTATCAGCACTTTTATTAAATGAAGATGGAAAATTAATAGGAGAAGAAGGTATAATATACTTTAATAACCAAAGAGGTAGAGGTATATTTTTACATGGAGATAATAGAACTGGCGAAGGTGATGGGGATGATGAAAAAATATCAATCACATTAAGTAATTTACCAGAAAACTGTAAAAAGGTTATGTTTAGTGTAAACATATATCAAGCAAAAGAAAGAAGACAAGATTTTTCAAAAGTTAAAAATGCTTATGTAAGAATTTTAAATAGCGATAAAGGGAATATAGAAATCTGTAGATACAACTTAAGTGAAGACGGGCAAAGTGCTACATCTTTAATATTTGCAGAACTTTATAAAACAGGATCTGACTGGAACTTTAGAGCTGTTGGAGAACTTTTACAAGGCAATTTAACTACATTAATAAATAAATATAAATAA
- a CDS encoding YceG family protein has translation MEVSFKYVISTMFKNKNSSYFYRFIGIKDKQEYDNELKTLQLKCSEIENKVIIFDNEIPLSGEMELIQYIYNELQTMNLNDIVNQDITIFDNYEINNKFLLALQYVVDLSIRIENFFNDNVRNNFITKIIVWTYMYLKDISFDGDINPKCVYYGSISRHEIYFLMLLNKMEIDVVYINPLKEEYFDEIDIYNVSTCIKEIQIDVLETFEERCKRGKLTENVETITKQIQSEIHEELFVNTGIFKPWQFRSGFTKSVLLDTILEDIYIYYNEPAKLREGFEVEGKNVKIPCFFKKIDGEHLEKFEYQKLVRYCIESSSNTLFFNNGNISNDIDVSGEMFELMFCQLSDGTFDIEEVKKLDIYKFKKYSYETQNFLLNKFNEVIKRKDLYINKLSKDDVLKLLVLVLSLKEEIVRLVDNFDFVDRVPKIVIYLNNEDTINDNMKLLIGYLHNIGIDIIIFNPSGLCNISNVINSERFNSTRLQNINYKSNYKSLIRANTKQSVFSKLFK, from the coding sequence GTGGAGGTAAGTTTTAAATATGTCATTAGTACCATGTTTAAAAATAAAAATAGTTCTTATTTTTATAGATTTATAGGTATAAAAGACAAACAAGAGTATGATAATGAGTTAAAAACTCTACAATTAAAATGTAGTGAAATAGAAAATAAAGTAATTATATTTGATAATGAGATTCCTTTAAGTGGAGAGATGGAACTTATACAATATATATATAATGAACTTCAAACTATGAATTTAAATGATATAGTGAATCAAGATATAACAATATTTGATAATTATGAAATAAACAATAAGTTTTTGCTAGCATTACAATATGTAGTTGATTTATCTATAAGAATTGAAAATTTCTTCAATGATAATGTAAGAAATAATTTTATAACTAAGATTATAGTGTGGACATATATGTATCTAAAAGATATTTCATTTGATGGAGATATTAACCCAAAATGTGTATATTATGGAAGTATAAGTAGACATGAAATATATTTTTTAATGCTTCTTAATAAAATGGAGATAGATGTTGTATATATAAATCCATTAAAAGAAGAATATTTTGATGAAATTGATATATATAATGTGAGTACATGTATAAAAGAAATACAAATTGATGTACTAGAAACTTTTGAAGAAAGATGTAAAAGAGGAAAATTAACAGAAAATGTAGAAACAATAACTAAGCAAATTCAAAGTGAAATTCATGAAGAGCTTTTTGTAAATACGGGAATATTTAAACCATGGCAATTTAGAAGCGGGTTTACTAAAAGTGTACTCCTTGATACTATCTTAGAAGATATATATATATATTACAATGAACCAGCAAAGCTAAGAGAAGGCTTTGAAGTAGAAGGTAAAAATGTTAAAATTCCATGCTTCTTTAAAAAAATTGATGGAGAACACTTAGAGAAATTTGAATACCAAAAATTAGTTAGATACTGTATTGAATCATCATCAAATACTCTGTTTTTCAATAATGGAAACATTTCAAATGATATAGATGTAAGTGGAGAAATGTTTGAATTAATGTTTTGCCAACTAAGTGATGGAACATTTGATATAGAAGAAGTTAAGAAATTAGATATTTACAAATTTAAAAAGTATAGTTATGAAACACAAAACTTTTTACTAAATAAGTTTAATGAAGTCATAAAAAGAAAAGATTTATATATAAATAAATTGAGTAAAGACGATGTACTTAAACTATTAGTATTAGTATTATCTTTAAAGGAGGAAATAGTAAGGCTTGTTGATAATTTTGACTTTGTAGATAGAGTTCCAAAAATTGTTATATATTTAAATAATGAAGATACTATAAATGATAATATGAAGTTATTAATAGGATATCTTCATAATATAGGAATAGATATTATAATATTTAATCCATCAGGACTTTGTAATATATCAAATGTTATAAATAGTGAAAGATTTAATTCAACAAGGCTTCAAAATATAAATTATAAATCAAATTATAAGTCATTAATAAGAGCAAACACTAAACAAAGTGTTTTTTCAAAATTATTTAAATAA
- a CDS encoding TerD family protein yields MGINLGGQAPILNLQKNDILDLTKRNPGLKKVTLGAGWDISNGGVDFDIDIAAFMLDANNKFNTVSNIIFFNNKQGQGVSLSGDNRTGAGEGDDETINIDLDAISPVIQKIVFVVTIHEAQARRQTFGMVNNSYVRLLDTANNNRELCRFNLKDDGSTATSVLFAELYRDMGEWQFKAVGEGKIADLNGVLALFS; encoded by the coding sequence ATGGGTATAAATTTAGGTGGACAAGCTCCAATATTAAACTTACAAAAAAATGATATATTAGATTTAACAAAAAGAAATCCAGGACTTAAAAAGGTTACATTAGGTGCAGGATGGGATATATCAAATGGTGGTGTTGATTTTGATATAGATATAGCTGCATTTATGCTAGATGCTAATAATAAATTTAACACTGTATCAAATATAATATTCTTTAATAATAAACAAGGTCAAGGTGTATCTTTATCAGGTGATAATAGAACTGGTGCTGGTGAAGGCGATGATGAAACTATAAACATAGATTTAGATGCAATAAGCCCTGTAATACAAAAGATAGTGTTTGTTGTTACTATACATGAAGCTCAAGCTAGGAGACAAACATTTGGAATGGTAAACAATTCTTATGTAAGATTATTAGATACAGCAAATAATAATAGAGAGTTATGTAGATTCAATTTAAAAGATGATGGTTCTACAGCTACATCAGTACTATTTGCAGAGCTTTATAGAGATATGGGTGAATGGCAATTTAAAGCTGTTGGAGAAGGAAAAA
- a CDS encoding toxic anion resistance protein, protein MNEFNEFGNELEIIEQSDLYKQNLRQMREVQDLTNEIEVQNINSIIQFGQKASENISKISDELLASIKEVKAEEASEMLLSLTKIMDKFDIKEFDNQKQPGLLTKLFKTAGDTIAKLFQKYDTMGYEIEKVYILLKKYESEIKEANVKLKKLYDGNLEYYKQLEKYIVAGELAAEEVDMYISQFSNDMTMNIDEKQMMVQKLEVCKEMLQQRLYDLKVAENIAIQAAPMIQTIQMSNFNLLRKINTSFIITLPIFKQCLAQAIILKRQEIQAKSLKQLDDKTNELIMRNAQSTARQSVDIAKMASGSVVAIETLEKSYQTIMKGIEDTKAIQEQNKSKRVENTMKLEQIKSTMKRNISGI, encoded by the coding sequence ATGAATGAATTTAATGAATTTGGTAATGAATTAGAAATTATTGAACAAAGTGATTTGTACAAGCAAAATTTAAGACAAATGAGAGAAGTTCAAGATTTAACTAACGAGATTGAAGTACAAAATATAAACTCAATAATTCAATTTGGACAAAAAGCTAGTGAAAATATATCAAAAATATCAGATGAGTTACTAGCATCTATTAAAGAAGTAAAAGCTGAAGAGGCTAGTGAAATGTTACTTAGCCTTACTAAGATAATGGATAAATTTGATATAAAAGAATTTGATAATCAAAAACAGCCAGGATTATTAACAAAACTATTCAAAACGGCAGGAGATACAATAGCTAAACTATTCCAAAAATATGATACTATGGGATATGAAATAGAAAAAGTATATATTTTATTGAAGAAATATGAAAGCGAAATAAAAGAGGCAAATGTAAAGCTTAAAAAGTTATATGATGGAAATTTAGAGTATTACAAACAACTAGAAAAATATATTGTTGCTGGTGAATTAGCTGCTGAAGAAGTTGATATGTATATAAGTCAATTTTCAAATGATATGACTATGAATATAGATGAAAAGCAAATGATGGTTCAAAAACTTGAGGTTTGTAAAGAAATGTTACAACAGCGTTTATATGATTTGAAGGTGGCTGAAAATATTGCTATTCAAGCAGCTCCAATGATACAAACTATACAAATGTCAAACTTTAACTTGCTTAGAAAGATAAATACATCATTTATAATAACGCTACCAATATTTAAGCAGTGCTTAGCACAGGCAATAATATTAAAAAGACAAGAAATACAAGCTAAGTCATTAAAGCAATTAGATGACAAAACTAATGAGCTTATAATGAGAAATGCACAATCTACTGCAAGACAATCAGTAGATATTGCTAAAATGGCTTCAGGAAGCGTTGTAGCTATAGAGACATTAGAAAAATCATATCAAACAATTATGAAAGGTATAGAAGACACTAAAGCTATACAAGAACAAAATAAATCAAAACGTGTTGAAAATACTATGAAACTAGAACAAATAAAATCGACTATGAAAAGAAATATAAGTGGAATATAA
- a CDS encoding TerD family protein, which translates to MAINLGRSNNTVNALNLQKNDILDLTKKNPGLEKVVLGAGWDVATIGQDFDLDIAAFLLNSNGKVAQVPNDVIFFNNKLSDGICLEGDNRTGAGDGDDERIQIDLSQIRSDVQKIVFMVTIHEAQSRRQTFGMVNNSYVRLLDVKNNEKEICRFNLKENGSTVTSVVFAELYKDGYDWYFKAIGDGKIADLNGMLGLYM; encoded by the coding sequence ATGGCAATAAATTTAGGGAGAAGTAACAATACTGTAAATGCACTAAATTTACAAAAAAATGATATACTTGATTTAACAAAGAAAAACCCAGGTCTTGAGAAAGTAGTGTTAGGAGCAGGATGGGATGTAGCAACTATTGGTCAAGATTTTGATTTAGATATTGCTGCGTTTTTATTAAACTCAAATGGAAAAGTGGCACAAGTTCCTAATGATGTAATATTTTTTAATAATAAACTTAGTGATGGAATATGCTTAGAGGGTGACAATAGAACTGGTGCAGGAGATGGCGATGATGAAAGAATTCAAATAGATTTAAGCCAAATAAGAAGTGATGTACAAAAAATAGTATTCATGGTTACTATACATGAAGCTCAATCAAGAAGACAAACATTTGGTATGGTAAATAATTCTTATGTAAGACTATTAGATGTTAAAAATAATGAAAAAGAAATTTGTAGATTTAATTTAAAAGAAAATGGTTCTACAGTAACATCTGTAGTATTTGCAGAACTTTATAAAGATGGATATGACTGGTACTTTAAAGCAATTGGAGATGGCAAAATAGCAGACTTAAATGGGATGCTAGGACTATATATGTAA